The following coding sequences lie in one Moritella viscosa genomic window:
- a CDS encoding HTH-type transcriptional regulator, GntR family yields the protein MTKILLYQQISDDLCELIHQGVYLPGEKLPSLRALSVKRKVSIATIQRAVEELEIIGLIEARPKSGYYVCFKTRTEVAIEQPIISMKPKSVKIHELASQIFHQCGAPDVINMGTSYPSSDFMPTPALQKIANQVIKHHMSDIVEVQFSAGHAVLRDVLAKRMNESGCQVSSNDIIVTNGCLEALSVCLRAVAKPGATIALESPGFVGSLQLIESLGYKALEIPCHSVTGMSLEALELALEQWKISAVLVVPSYSNPLGSCMPEANRKKLVALLSTHDIPLIEDDLLGDLSFDGSRLKPCKAFDKKGMVLYCSSVSKTIASGLRVGWIAPGAYYKEVSYFKTFTNISAPQFSQIVVAQFYNSGKYERHLRQLTAKIAKQVYLIQSYIRQYFPEGTLVSSPQGGCILWVVLPKGIDGHHLYLKAIKMGIGVIPGQLSSATNKFDHCIRINCACDPKVDIQRSIKTLADISHEILGK from the coding sequence ATGACTAAAATATTGTTATATCAGCAAATATCCGATGATCTATGTGAACTTATTCATCAAGGCGTATATTTACCGGGTGAAAAACTACCCTCACTCAGAGCCTTGTCAGTAAAGCGAAAAGTAAGCATTGCGACCATTCAAAGGGCGGTTGAAGAACTTGAGATCATAGGCCTTATTGAAGCGCGACCTAAATCGGGTTATTACGTGTGTTTTAAGACACGTACCGAGGTGGCGATTGAGCAGCCAATTATCTCGATGAAACCCAAGTCGGTGAAGATCCATGAGTTAGCCAGTCAGATATTTCATCAGTGCGGAGCGCCTGATGTTATCAATATGGGCACCTCATACCCGTCGAGTGATTTTATGCCGACCCCCGCATTACAAAAAATAGCTAATCAAGTTATTAAGCATCACATGTCAGATATTGTTGAAGTACAGTTTTCTGCCGGTCATGCTGTATTACGTGACGTATTAGCTAAGCGCATGAATGAATCGGGTTGTCAGGTCAGCTCAAATGATATTATCGTGACCAATGGTTGCTTAGAAGCCTTATCGGTGTGTTTACGTGCCGTGGCTAAACCGGGTGCCACCATTGCGTTGGAGTCACCGGGTTTTGTCGGTTCATTGCAATTAATTGAGTCATTAGGGTATAAAGCGTTAGAAATACCTTGCCACTCGGTGACTGGAATGAGTCTAGAAGCGTTAGAGTTAGCGTTAGAGCAGTGGAAAATATCGGCGGTCCTTGTGGTGCCAAGTTACAGTAATCCGCTGGGGTCGTGTATGCCAGAAGCTAATCGTAAAAAGCTGGTTGCGCTATTGTCGACTCATGATATTCCGTTAATTGAAGATGATTTGTTGGGTGATTTATCGTTTGATGGCTCGCGCTTAAAACCCTGCAAGGCATTCGATAAAAAAGGCATGGTGTTGTATTGTTCATCCGTGTCTAAAACGATTGCGTCAGGATTAAGAGTCGGCTGGATCGCGCCCGGGGCATATTACAAAGAAGTTTCTTATTTTAAGACTTTTACTAATATCAGTGCACCGCAATTCTCGCAGATCGTCGTTGCCCAGTTTTATAATAGTGGTAAGTATGAGCGTCATCTGCGTCAATTGACGGCGAAGATCGCGAAACAAGTATATTTGATTCAATCTTATATCCGTCAGTATTTTCCTGAGGGTACACTGGTATCAAGTCCACAAGGTGGATGTATTTTGTGGGTGGTATTACCCAAAGGTATTGATGGACATCACCTGTATCTTAAAGCAATTAAGATGGGTATTGGTGTGATCCCTGGGCAGTTAAGCAGTGCTACGAATAAGTTTGACCACTGTATCCGCATTAACTGTGCCTGTGATCCTAAAGTGGATATTCAGCGTAGTATTAAGACATTGGCTGATATTTCACATGAAATTTTAGGTAAATAG
- the phhA gene encoding phenylalanine-4-hydroxylase — MNSSLAIDPTPKYVSHKPDQHGYINYSDEEHNTWATLYNRQTRVIKDRACDEFIAGIELLRMGADRIPQLPDINRKLKKLTGWQVENVPALIGFERFFELLATKRFPAATFIRTKADIDYIQEPDIFHELFGHCPLLTNQAYADFSQHYGELGLKADKVDRPMLARLYWFTIEFGLMQSDQGLKIFGGGILSSKEETRYSLDSDIPNRQPLQVIEAFRTHYRIDELQKNYFVINQLSDLQQLIKLDLITLIKEARILGMKPSAYTPKEDAAC, encoded by the coding sequence ATGAACTCATCTTTAGCAATTGACCCGACACCAAAATATGTTTCACACAAGCCAGATCAACACGGGTACATCAATTATAGCGATGAGGAACACAATACTTGGGCGACGCTCTACAATCGTCAAACACGTGTTATTAAAGACCGTGCCTGTGATGAATTTATCGCGGGTATTGAACTACTGAGAATGGGCGCAGACCGCATTCCACAATTACCGGATATCAACCGTAAGCTAAAGAAATTAACGGGTTGGCAAGTCGAAAATGTCCCTGCTTTAATTGGTTTTGAACGTTTTTTTGAATTACTAGCAACTAAACGTTTTCCGGCCGCGACTTTCATTCGTACCAAAGCCGACATAGACTACATTCAAGAACCGGATATTTTTCATGAATTATTTGGTCACTGCCCACTACTCACCAATCAAGCTTATGCTGATTTTTCTCAGCATTACGGTGAACTGGGTTTAAAAGCCGACAAAGTAGATCGCCCTATGCTGGCACGCTTGTACTGGTTTACGATTGAGTTTGGTTTAATGCAAAGCGACCAAGGCTTGAAGATCTTTGGCGGTGGAATTTTGTCATCTAAAGAAGAAACGCGCTACAGCTTAGACAGCGATATTCCCAACCGTCAACCACTGCAAGTGATAGAAGCATTTCGAACTCATTACCGTATTGATGAGTTACAAAAGAATTACTTTGTGATTAACCAGCTATCCGATTTACAACAATTAATTAAGCTCGATTTAATTACCTTGATAAAAGAAGCCAGAATATTAGGCATGAAACCTTCGGCTTATACACCAAAAGAAGATGCGGCTTGTTAA
- the phhB gene encoding pterin-4-alpha-carbinolamine dehydratase yields the protein MTELNLQSCQACSADAPKVSDEELAILINQIPDWAVEVRNNIMQLEREFKFKNFKQAIAFTNRIAELAEAEDHHPALLTEWGKVTITWWSHSIKGLHKNDFVCAAKTDKLLVD from the coding sequence ATGACAGAGTTAAATTTACAAAGTTGCCAAGCATGTAGCGCCGATGCACCAAAAGTTAGTGACGAAGAGTTAGCCATATTAATTAACCAAATCCCAGATTGGGCAGTAGAAGTTCGCAACAATATCATGCAGTTAGAGCGTGAATTCAAGTTTAAAAATTTTAAACAAGCGATCGCATTTACTAATCGTATAGCGGAGTTGGCTGAAGCAGAAGACCATCATCCTGCACTATTAACAGAATGGGGGAAAGTGACAATCACGTGGTGGTCACACAGTATTAAAGGATTACATAAGAATGATTTTGTGTGTGCGGCTAAGACAGATAAATTATTGGTGGACTAA
- the perM gene encoding putative permease PerM yields MISVVSRWYQERFSDPHAVTLFLLLVFGFSVIYFIGGLITPFLVAVVLAYLLDWPLIQLMRLGISRTWATVIILMLFVTMMVMFTLGLVPTVWHQGVNLVKAMPTMLKQGQEFLLMLPKENPDVFNEELIKTALLTLQDHVVSSGEAIVSASFASLFDLAAILIYSILVPLLVFFMLKDKNRLVKDLVKILPQNRRLAMEVWTEMNGQIANYIRGKVFEIIIVGFSTWLVFFFTDLQYAALLAVLVGFSVLIPYIGAAAVTVPVMVVGLFQWGLTPEFTYMMIAYGIVQALDGNLLVPLLFSEAVNLHPVAIIMSVLLFGGLWGFWGVFFAIPLATLVKAVFNAWPKRIAEEA; encoded by the coding sequence ATGATCTCTGTCGTATCTCGTTGGTATCAGGAACGTTTTTCTGACCCGCATGCTGTCACTTTATTTCTTCTATTAGTATTTGGCTTTTCGGTTATTTATTTCATTGGTGGATTAATAACACCTTTTTTAGTCGCTGTGGTATTGGCTTATTTACTTGATTGGCCATTAATACAGTTAATGCGTTTAGGGATATCCAGAACCTGGGCCACGGTGATTATTCTAATGTTATTTGTCACCATGATGGTTATGTTCACATTGGGTTTGGTTCCAACCGTATGGCATCAAGGTGTGAACCTAGTTAAGGCTATGCCGACCATGCTCAAGCAAGGTCAGGAATTTTTACTGATGTTGCCGAAAGAGAATCCGGATGTTTTTAATGAAGAATTGATTAAAACGGCATTACTGACTTTACAGGATCATGTTGTTAGTTCAGGTGAAGCGATAGTAAGTGCTTCGTTTGCGTCGTTATTTGATCTGGCTGCGATCCTGATTTACTCAATCTTAGTGCCGCTGCTTGTGTTCTTTATGTTGAAAGACAAAAACCGTTTGGTTAAAGATTTAGTGAAAATATTGCCACAGAATCGTCGTTTGGCAATGGAAGTCTGGACCGAAATGAACGGTCAAATTGCCAATTATATTCGCGGAAAAGTATTCGAAATTATCATTGTTGGTTTTAGTACCTGGTTGGTATTCTTCTTTACTGATTTACAATATGCGGCGCTACTCGCTGTATTGGTTGGTTTCTCGGTATTGATTCCTTACATTGGTGCGGCAGCTGTGACTGTGCCGGTGATGGTTGTGGGTTTGTTCCAGTGGGGGCTAACACCAGAATTTACTTATATGATGATTGCGTATGGTATCGTGCAGGCACTTGACGGTAACTTATTAGTGCCACTGTTGTTCTCGGAAGCAGTAAATCTGCATCCTGTGGCTATTATTATGTCGGTATTATTATTTGGTGGTCTGTGGGGGTTCTGGGGGGTGTTCTTTGCTATCCCATTAGCGACCTTAGTTAAAGCGGTATTTAACGCTTGGCCTAAACGAATTGCCGAGGAAGCTTAA
- a CDS encoding SirA family protein → MQELDCRAFTCPLPLIKVKLWLKQVELGTEITVLLTDSGSRQDIPKFLISLGQEVVELENSPLMLRIKVTKLTPHLSLTQLNTQY, encoded by the coding sequence ATGCAGGAATTGGATTGTCGCGCCTTTACTTGTCCTTTACCACTGATAAAAGTAAAGCTATGGTTAAAGCAAGTTGAGCTCGGCACTGAAATAACCGTACTACTGACCGATTCTGGTTCTCGCCAAGATATACCTAAATTTTTAATCAGTCTTGGTCAAGAAGTCGTTGAGTTAGAAAACTCGCCACTTATGTTACGCATTAAGGTGACGAAGCTAACGCCGCATTTATCCCTAACACAGCTCAATACTCAATATTAA
- a CDS encoding outer membrane protein: MKKTLLALVLPSLFASTVGAAEVYNDNGQSVNVYGRAYAGHDFSGEDKNANYGNDSYIRIGAKLKSDIFDSLSAFGRYELQWDLADGEKQEKTKTRLAYVGLKSDVGAFSFGRQYGAVSLVSDITDTAYTNAYGGNLGVGKDHDGTNRDSSLLKYSNKFGGLQLDASYRLDDSQSDAESDTAYGLAVAYKLDFGLTLAAGFNASSPTDDYDASIFLVGASYNTGPVTVAATFAQGSEFEGKNLDHTAYELTAEYKITKQLRAQVLYNAQEIEDTTTSVTADSVDDLVFGVRYDFNKSFRTVAEYRINGVDGMDDDFHLAARYSF; the protein is encoded by the coding sequence ATGAAAAAAACATTACTTGCACTTGTATTACCAAGCTTATTCGCATCAACTGTTGGCGCAGCTGAAGTTTATAATGATAACGGTCAATCAGTTAACGTCTACGGTCGTGCTTATGCTGGGCATGACTTTAGCGGTGAAGACAAAAATGCTAATTATGGTAATGATTCTTATATCCGTATTGGCGCTAAATTAAAATCAGACATCTTTGACTCACTATCGGCATTTGGTCGTTATGAACTGCAGTGGGATCTAGCTGATGGCGAGAAACAAGAAAAAACGAAAACCCGCTTAGCATATGTTGGTCTTAAGAGTGATGTGGGTGCATTCAGCTTCGGTCGTCAATATGGTGCGGTTTCATTAGTATCTGATATTACTGATACGGCTTATACCAATGCATATGGTGGCAATCTGGGTGTAGGTAAAGACCACGATGGTACAAACCGTGACAGTAGTCTATTAAAATACAGTAACAAATTTGGCGGACTGCAGTTAGATGCGTCATACCGCCTTGATGATAGCCAAAGTGATGCTGAAAGTGATACCGCTTATGGTTTAGCTGTAGCATATAAACTTGATTTTGGTCTAACACTGGCGGCTGGCTTTAACGCGAGTTCACCAACAGATGATTATGACGCATCAATCTTCTTAGTGGGTGCAAGTTATAATACTGGACCAGTAACAGTCGCTGCAACATTTGCCCAAGGTTCAGAGTTTGAAGGTAAAAACTTAGACCATACCGCTTATGAATTAACAGCTGAATACAAGATCACGAAGCAATTACGTGCACAAGTGTTATATAACGCCCAAGAAATTGAAGATACAACAACATCTGTAACAGCAGACTCTGTTGATGACCTTGTATTCGGTGTTCGCTATGACTTCAATAAAAGCTTCCGTACTGTTGCTGAATACCGTATTAATGGTGTTGATGGCATGGATGACGATTTCCACCTAGCTGCACGCTATAGCTTCTAA
- a CDS encoding membrane protein, which yields MQNNRLKYFLIISSILMFTNILVGTLGAHLWHSQLALNNGVANFATARDYLFIHTLSLLFLALLDNKFVEGRFNWIGGLQLISIITFSGSLILYALTGEKWLSSITPFGGSGLMLSWLLLIWRAFKIK from the coding sequence ATGCAGAACAACAGACTTAAGTATTTCCTTATCATCAGTTCAATATTAATGTTTACCAATATTCTTGTGGGTACATTAGGTGCGCATCTATGGCACTCTCAACTGGCACTGAATAACGGTGTAGCCAACTTTGCGACGGCACGAGACTATTTATTTATTCATACTTTAAGCCTGTTATTTTTGGCGTTATTGGATAATAAATTTGTCGAGGGACGATTTAATTGGATCGGTGGACTACAACTGATAAGTATTATTACGTTCAGTGGCAGTTTAATCTTGTATGCATTAACGGGTGAGAAATGGCTAAGTAGTATCACGCCTTTTGGTGGCAGCGGCCTGATGTTGTCTTGGCTATTATTGATTTGGCGAGCATTCAAGATTAAATAA
- a CDS encoding multidrug resistance protein, AcrB/AcrD/AcrF family, producing the protein MNSIISAALSHSRTVIMLLIFILVAGSVTYLNIPKEAEPDVPIPFIYVSINHHGISPEDGERALLRPLEQELRGIDGLKEMISTASEGHASIQLEFHAGIDSNIALASVREKVSLAKAQLPDDSEEPVVKEISMATQKPALTVILSGDVAERALINVSRDLKQKIEALTEVLEVSVGGDREDMIEILVDPLLMESYNLDQNDIYNLISRNNLLVAAGTLDSGQGRFPVKVPSVFDSLKDVLDLPVKVEGTQVITFGDVAEVRRSYKDPVSFARIDGHAAVSLEVKKRPGENIIETVEKVKTLVNQESAYWQSVIKVDFTADSSEDVKDMLSDLQNNVLSAVILVVIVIIGSLGARSALLVGIAIPGSFLAGILMLAMWGYTINTVVLFALIMAVGMLVDGAIVVTEFADREMNEGRSNKEAYGLAAKRMAWPIIASTATTLAAFAPLLFWPGMMGEFMKYLPLTLITTLSASLVMALIFVPTLGGLVGRRRKLSVLEQKQTALAEKGDLTQMPGMTGWYIKVLNGAIKKPWWCLGAAVLFSFAVIKAYSVYGQGPEFFPDIEPPGFNIIVRSQGDLSIYEQGGLMQQVEAKLLDMAEIETLYARTGKDNKNGEQIGSLRVNLVDWQLRRKADEIIADILVKTSTLAGIEIEARKDESGPPQGKDLQLELSSRYPELLEQTLVKVRDFVAMQGIFTNISDNGAKPGIEWQIKVDRAVAARYGADALLVGNNVQFVTTGLRLGGYRADDVDDEMDIRVRFSEQYRHIDRLEDLRLKTSAGQVPLSVFSTLTPEQKKDAVRKVDGRQALKVEADLLPGFNLNEELPKLMSLMKGLDLDPRVTIRLRGQNENQQESAEFLKNALLIALAVMAIILVTQFNSFYQAFLILTAVIFSTVGVFLGLMIVQEPFGIVMSGIGVISLAGIVVNNNIVLIDTYNVLKQEGLSVVEAVLRTGAQRLRPVMLTTVTTILGLMPMVLQINMDIVNRTTTFGAPSTQWWSQLATAVAGGLTFATVLTLVLTPCMLVLGDRLSRRLNKNQSVVASTTSRGITSSEFDDEQYVVYSSENRSFETVTISQLD; encoded by the coding sequence ATGAATAGTATTATTTCAGCTGCGTTAAGTCATAGCCGTACCGTGATTATGCTGCTCATTTTCATTTTAGTTGCTGGCAGTGTTACTTACCTTAATATTCCTAAAGAAGCGGAACCGGATGTGCCGATTCCGTTTATTTATGTGTCGATTAATCACCATGGCATTTCTCCTGAAGATGGCGAACGCGCCTTACTGCGGCCGTTAGAGCAAGAACTTCGCGGCATTGATGGTTTAAAAGAAATGATCTCGACTGCCAGTGAAGGCCATGCCTCAATTCAACTAGAGTTTCATGCGGGTATTGATAGTAATATTGCATTAGCCAGCGTTCGTGAAAAAGTCAGTTTAGCCAAAGCACAATTGCCCGATGACTCGGAAGAGCCAGTGGTTAAAGAGATTAGTATGGCGACTCAGAAGCCCGCGTTGACAGTTATTTTGTCGGGGGATGTTGCTGAGCGTGCATTAATCAATGTATCGCGGGACTTAAAACAGAAAATCGAAGCGTTAACCGAAGTACTGGAAGTTAGCGTCGGTGGTGATCGTGAGGATATGATTGAGATTTTAGTCGACCCTTTATTAATGGAAAGTTATAACCTCGATCAGAATGACATTTATAACCTTATTTCGCGTAATAATTTGCTGGTTGCAGCGGGTACATTAGACAGTGGTCAAGGCCGCTTTCCCGTTAAGGTGCCGTCGGTATTTGATTCATTAAAAGATGTACTCGATTTACCGGTAAAAGTAGAGGGCACACAGGTAATTACGTTTGGCGATGTGGCGGAAGTGCGGCGTTCCTACAAAGACCCTGTGTCGTTTGCCCGTATTGATGGTCATGCCGCAGTATCATTGGAAGTGAAAAAACGCCCCGGTGAAAACATCATTGAAACCGTTGAAAAAGTGAAAACCTTAGTAAACCAAGAAAGTGCCTACTGGCAAAGTGTGATCAAAGTTGATTTTACCGCCGACAGTTCTGAAGACGTAAAAGACATGCTCAGTGATCTGCAAAACAACGTACTGTCAGCGGTCATACTGGTGGTTATTGTGATTATTGGCAGTCTCGGTGCACGTAGTGCGTTGCTGGTCGGGATTGCCATCCCAGGATCATTCCTCGCGGGTATTTTGATGCTGGCAATGTGGGGTTATACCATTAACACCGTGGTGTTATTCGCCTTGATTATGGCAGTTGGGATGTTGGTGGATGGTGCGATTGTGGTGACTGAGTTTGCTGACCGTGAAATGAACGAAGGGCGCAGCAACAAAGAAGCTTATGGACTGGCGGCCAAGCGTATGGCTTGGCCGATTATAGCATCAACAGCAACCACGTTAGCGGCATTTGCGCCGTTATTGTTCTGGCCTGGCATGATGGGTGAGTTCATGAAGTACTTACCGTTAACGTTAATTACTACGTTGAGTGCCTCTTTAGTCATGGCATTAATTTTCGTGCCAACGCTTGGTGGTCTTGTGGGGCGTCGCCGTAAACTATCCGTGTTAGAACAGAAGCAAACTGCATTGGCAGAAAAGGGCGATTTAACCCAAATGCCTGGCATGACAGGCTGGTATATTAAAGTGCTGAACGGTGCGATTAAAAAACCTTGGTGGTGTTTAGGCGCTGCGGTGCTGTTTTCTTTTGCTGTGATTAAAGCGTACAGCGTTTATGGGCAAGGTCCTGAATTTTTCCCTGACATTGAACCGCCGGGCTTTAATATCATTGTGCGTTCACAAGGCGATTTGTCTATCTATGAACAAGGTGGGTTAATGCAGCAAGTTGAAGCCAAATTATTGGATATGGCTGAGATTGAAACCTTGTATGCTCGTACTGGTAAAGATAATAAAAATGGTGAGCAGATTGGCTCTTTGCGGGTGAACTTAGTCGATTGGCAATTACGTCGTAAGGCGGATGAGATCATTGCTGATATTCTGGTGAAAACTTCAACATTAGCAGGGATAGAAATTGAAGCGCGTAAAGATGAGAGTGGTCCACCGCAAGGTAAAGATTTACAACTGGAATTAAGTTCTCGTTATCCAGAATTACTCGAACAGACATTAGTGAAAGTACGTGATTTTGTGGCAATGCAGGGTATTTTTACGAATATCAGTGATAATGGCGCAAAACCAGGCATTGAATGGCAAATTAAAGTGGACCGTGCTGTTGCTGCCCGTTATGGCGCCGATGCCTTATTGGTGGGGAATAATGTTCAGTTTGTCACAACTGGCTTACGTCTGGGTGGTTATCGTGCAGACGATGTTGATGATGAAATGGATATTAGAGTACGTTTTTCTGAGCAATATCGTCATATCGATCGGTTAGAAGATCTACGTCTGAAAACGTCAGCAGGGCAAGTGCCGCTTAGTGTATTTTCAACCCTGACACCTGAACAGAAAAAAGATGCGGTGCGTAAAGTAGATGGTCGCCAAGCGTTAAAAGTTGAAGCCGATTTATTACCTGGTTTTAACTTGAATGAAGAATTGCCGAAGTTAATGTCGTTAATGAAAGGGTTAGATCTCGACCCGCGTGTGACAATACGCTTGCGTGGTCAAAATGAAAATCAGCAAGAATCGGCTGAATTTCTTAAAAATGCGCTGTTAATTGCATTAGCGGTCATGGCTATTATTTTGGTGACGCAGTTTAACTCTTTCTATCAAGCATTTTTGATTTTAACCGCGGTTATCTTTTCTACGGTTGGGGTATTCCTTGGTTTGATGATAGTACAAGAGCCATTTGGTATTGTGATGTCAGGGATTGGTGTTATCTCGTTAGCCGGGATTGTGGTAAATAATAATATCGTGTTAATTGATACTTATAATGTGCTTAAGCAAGAAGGACTATCTGTCGTTGAAGCGGTATTACGTACCGGGGCTCAGCGCTTACGCCCGGTTATGCTGACAACGGTCACTACTATTTTAGGTCTAATGCCGATGGTATTGCAGATTAATATGGATATTGTTAATCGCACAACCACATTTGGCGCACCATCAACGCAATGGTGGTCTCAATTGGCAACCGCTGTTGCTGGTGGTTTAACCTTCGCGACAGTACTTACCTTAGTATTAACACCATGTATGTTGGTATTGGGGGACCGTTTAAGTCGACGTTTGAATAAAAATCAATCGGTTGTGGCTTCAACTACAAGTAGAGGAATTACATCATCAGAATTTGATGACGAGCAGTATGTGGTTTATTCTTCTGAAAATCGAAGCTTTGAAACAGTCACTATCAGCCAGCTTGATTAG
- a CDS encoding HlyD family secretion protein, whose product MNNFTALAIVKKPLFQASIIAAAFLLWMASGAGKGADQQDSAVTSHTGDVVEKPIPQVRTEQFEAQFIARSISLYGRTAADRQTNLGAEIAGRVEEVLAKRGSFVNKGDIIVKMEQNDLPQLLQRAKTLYKQREIEYEGAKKLAAQGFQGKARLAEAATALSDASTNVFTIKLQLEKTAIIAPIAGILNERYVEVGDYLAKGNQIAIIADINPLIVVADVTELDVNNVQLQQVAKVRLVSGEEVEGKVRYISRVANSATNTFRIEVAIDNPDLALSAGGSAELSLPLKKEWAVKLSPSTLALNEKGVIGVKTVVNEHVVFTPVDILKADAQGSWLTGLGKQPVVITVGQGFVRDGDKVDAIPTRTQ is encoded by the coding sequence ATGAATAATTTCACAGCACTAGCTATTGTAAAAAAACCATTATTTCAAGCATCAATCATTGCTGCTGCATTTCTATTATGGATGGCAAGTGGTGCAGGGAAAGGGGCAGACCAGCAGGATAGTGCAGTCACTAGTCATACTGGTGACGTTGTTGAAAAGCCCATCCCACAAGTGCGAACTGAGCAGTTCGAAGCACAATTTATCGCTCGTTCTATTTCTCTGTATGGGCGTACCGCTGCTGACCGACAAACTAATTTGGGTGCCGAGATAGCAGGTCGAGTCGAAGAAGTACTCGCCAAGCGAGGTAGCTTTGTCAATAAAGGCGATATTATTGTGAAGATGGAGCAGAATGATCTGCCACAATTATTACAACGCGCTAAGACTTTATATAAACAACGTGAAATTGAGTATGAAGGCGCTAAAAAGCTAGCCGCACAAGGTTTTCAAGGTAAGGCTCGATTAGCGGAAGCCGCGACGGCATTAAGTGATGCGTCGACCAATGTATTTACAATTAAATTACAGTTAGAAAAAACTGCCATTATTGCGCCTATCGCCGGTATTTTGAATGAACGGTATGTAGAAGTCGGTGACTATTTAGCGAAGGGTAATCAAATCGCTATTATAGCTGATATTAACCCCTTGATTGTCGTAGCCGATGTGACTGAGCTCGATGTTAATAATGTGCAGTTGCAACAAGTGGCCAAAGTACGCTTAGTTAGTGGGGAAGAAGTCGAGGGTAAAGTGAGATACATTTCACGGGTAGCGAATTCGGCAACGAATACTTTCCGTATTGAAGTCGCCATTGATAACCCTGATTTAGCCTTGTCCGCTGGCGGTAGTGCCGAACTGTCCTTGCCATTAAAGAAAGAGTGGGCAGTGAAGTTATCACCCTCAACCTTAGCGCTTAACGAAAAGGGCGTGATTGGTGTGAAAACAGTTGTTAATGAGCACGTTGTTTTCACCCCTGTCGATATTCTTAAAGCCGATGCGCAGGGCTCTTGGTTAACTGGATTAGGTAAACAGCCTGTGGTGATTACTGTGGGTCAAGGGTTTGTACGTGATGGTGATAAAGTTGATGCGATACCAACGAGGACGCAATAA
- the erpA gene encoding iron-sulfur cluster insertion protein: protein MELFTEVGATQADNNIVEQAVTTVAVEASADDMALPIHFSDAAAARVKELITEEENLALKLRVYVTGGGCSGFSYGFTFDEKINPGDTVIEKNSVIMVVDSMSLQYLVDGTVDYIDGLEGSRFLVKNPNATTTCGCGSSFSI, encoded by the coding sequence ATGGAACTATTTACAGAAGTTGGTGCAACTCAGGCTGATAATAATATTGTTGAACAAGCTGTTACAACTGTCGCTGTGGAAGCAAGTGCAGACGATATGGCATTGCCTATTCACTTTAGTGACGCTGCTGCAGCAAGAGTAAAAGAATTGATCACTGAAGAAGAAAATTTAGCACTTAAATTACGTGTGTACGTTACAGGTGGTGGGTGTTCTGGTTTTTCTTACGGTTTTACCTTTGATGAAAAGATTAATCCAGGTGATACTGTTATCGAAAAGAACAGTGTCATCATGGTTGTAGACTCGATGAGTTTACAATATTTGGTTGACGGTACGGTTGATTATATCGATGGCTTAGAAGGTTCACGTTTCCTTGTAAAAAACCCGAACGCAACAACAACATGTGGTTGTGGTTCAAGCTTCTCAATCTAA